In the genome of Synergistaceae bacterium DZ-S4, the window TCTCAGCCTCTCCAGGCCGCTCAGGTCCTCGGGCCTGAGTATCTTAGCCCCCTTCGATGAACTGTCGAGAAGCAGCGCCATCTGGGGATATGAATATATCCACTGCGAGAAGGGCGCACATACGGGCAGGAGCAAATGATCCTCACCCCTTACATACATGTAAGTGAGCATTCTCAGGTTATGGTTGTCCTGGAGTGCATCCGGGCTTACCCTGGCACCCCTTTCAAGGATGGAGAGCGCTTCGGGCAGCCTCTCCTCTATGTTGGCCGTGATCCCGTCGACCATTATGTCGAGCTGTTTCATCGTCCTTGAGATGTAGATGGGCGCGAAGCAGAACTCTGCGGATTCCCTCAGTTCCACCAACTCCCAGAATACTTTCAGCATATCGGAGGTCTTATTGCCTTTGAGTCCGTCGATCAGTACTATTCCGGGTTTGGGGCTCTTTTCGAGCAGTTCCCCGGCTGATGGGAAGTCGGTGATTTTTTCATCGGAAGAGTGCGCAGGTTCCTGGCCTAGAAGGATCCGGTATATTTTATATTCTGTCATTGCTCCACCCTCCTAAAAAAAGGACCTCAGTCCCCACTCAACTTTTACGGGAAGTCCGTCAACGATGCGGTCCTCCGGAAGGGGGTCCTTCAGCCTCAGATATACTGTTACACTTTTTGAGGAAAGTATCATCCTGCTGCCAAGGCCGCCCGGCGTACTCTGTGAAAGGGTCGGCATCTCCTGTAAGGTTGCCCTTATCTTTTTTGACCTTCCGGGGAGTACTACATTTGCCTCCGTATCAAGCTTGATCTTTGCAAAATTTTCAGGTGCCACATATGCTGTTACCTTTGCCGTCGCCGGGTCAGCTATCCACATAAGTTCCTGCCCCGCCCTGACCGATTGGCCTGAAACGACCTCTACCGACTGCACCCTGCCGGCATTTTTGAGGGTAACGGCATAGGATGACCCGTTAAGTCCTTCAAGATAGCTTATGCTTCTTTCCAGATAATCTATCCTTGACCTTATATCATTGGCAGCCGAAGGTTCTGCTCTTGCCGACAGCAGTGATCCACGCTGGGCGACCGCTGACCTGAGGTTTTGTTCCGCAAGGTTAACCTCGGCTCTTGTAGCTGCTCCCTGATCCATAAGCCGCTTCATCGTCTCCAGTTCCTTTTTAAAAAATACGACATTTTGGTCCGCTGCTTTTGTAGAAATGGCCGGCAGTGGTTTTGCCTGTTTCAGTGATATTTCCAGCGCATCCCTTTCTGCTTTCATAAGTGCGATCTGATTCAGAAGCTCAGGGGCAGGTTCCCTTTGCAGCCTCATCGCAACGGATCCTGCCTGTACATCCGACCTTTTTTTAACACCGATCTCAGTGATCACTCCGTTTTCTGCAGCAGTAATGGGATAGGTGTCCAGTGAGATGACCCCCGGGGACGAGATGAAGAACCATCCAAAGATCAAATTCCACAAAAGGATAAGGAGCGGTGTAAATACAAGTGCGAGTATCGACCACCAGAGCAGTTTCGACACGCTCCTTTTGCCGGGAGAATATGGTATCCTTACGCCGGCCCTGACTTCCGGGTCATTTTTCTGACTCTGTGAAAAAGATACCCTCATTTAAGCATCCCTCCGAAATCTTCCCATGACTGTATGATGACGCCCTTATAATTATTATTATTGGATAGTTTCCTGCATATTCTGTCCATATTTTGCCCGAAATTTTCTATCCCTGATAAAAAGTAGCTCTCTTCTTTAGGAAGGACTCTTTCTACGCTCTGGGCAAGAAAAAATTTCAGCCCGGGATGGCTGAGCATTATGTTTTTCATGCGGTCCGCAGCTGCATCAGGATTTGTCGTATATATCATCACAGACATATACTCCAGCCCCAAATCATTGAAGCCCCGTGATCCTGCTCCTTTATTCCCTTCAAGGTAGCGGGGGTGGATCGAAAGTGACAGAGGTTTGCCGGAAACCCTCATTGCTTCGCTGACCGTATCTATCAGTTGCTCCAGAAGTACCCCTCTTTTTTCTTCTGCCCCCGGAAGCGAATCCGGCTCAATATCAAGGTGGACACCTTTAAAATTATAATTTTTCATTTTCAGGAGTATTTCGAGAAGATCTTTCCTGTTGTCGGGATAAAGCCATTCCGGATCTCCAAGAAGCAGATCCGTTCTTATCCCCATCCTCTCTGCCGCCGAGAGGAGATCTTCAAGCTCCATCCTGTGATAGTAGATGTCCATTTTTTTCAGCTGCTCTGGCGTGAATGATATCAATAAATGACCAAAGCCCGTGCTCTTAAGTCTTTTAAGGGAAGACATCCTGGTCTCGGGAGAGAGAAATGGAGACGCGTCCCAAACGTAGACACTAAGGGGCCCACAGCTGCCCGACACTGAAGGTGCCCCCTCCGGCGCTTCAGTGCGGCTTGTCAAAACATCTGGAGCTGCAGACGGAACAGATGCTGCCCTTCCGCCGGATCCCTCTTTGCTGTTTTTTCCCATATGGTCTGCAGGTGTTTCGATGCGTGAAGGTCCTCCCGGAACATTCTTTTTTGATAAAAGCCAGTCCGGATCCAGCAGTCTGCTCCTCACAGGGCTGTCAGAAATTGGCCTGATACGCGGGGAAATTCCCGGAGGCTCCCCTCCCGGATAAGCATATCCGAGGAGATCTGCCCCGGCCTGCATGAAGATCATCTCCGAATCAAGCAGATCCATCACTCCGCGGTAGTACTGATATCTGCTTTTTTGCAGCTGTTCAAAGGTGTCGCCTGATATTGAGGCATGTCTGAGTATCCGCTCCCTGACGGCTTCGGCAAGTGCTGCAAGCCTTGACCCCTGTGCCTTGATGTTTGCATCGGTATAGGCGGCCAGGGATGCAGACTCTTCAGCCTCTCCCTGCATTTTTATCCTTGTAAAAAGTTCATCGCGCCTTGCCCTCTCCAGCTCTTTTGCCGCCGCCATGTTTGCCTTGTCCTCTTTGGAAAAGGCTGTCCCCAACGGTTCGCTTATGGCAATGGAGGCATATGCTCCGCTTCCGATCTCCCCGGGAAAGTCTTTGGCCGCTGTTGCTCCTATCGTTAAAGAACCCTCTCTGTCAATGGCCCTTTTTTCGGACAAAAGGGCTTCATATTTTTTAAGCGCCTCTTTTCTCCACACTATCTCAGGATGATTTTCAATATCAGCCTTAAGGCTGTCAAAAGGGGGCAGGGTGGGGATCTCCATTTTTTCCGGCATCTCCCATATCTGTCCTGTTGCAAGCCTTATTATCTGGAGCGCCTGGGTCTTCCTGAGCACCGAGGCTGCGACATCCCTGCGTGCAATGTCATAGGCAGTCATAAACTCGAGTCTGTCAGCAGGAAGCAGAAGCCCTGTTTTTTCCCTTTTGGACAGTATTTTGTATGTTTCCTCTTCTGTGGAAAGGAATCTATTGGCCATTGCGATCTTTTCACACTCAGACCATAGGGTGACGTATGCCTTTCTGAGAGCTGTCAGGTTGTACATCCGCAGTAGAAGTGGCCTGAAATTTGATTCTATCGATTTTATCTCTGATTCAAGTGCGCTGATCTTCTGTCTGTTCCATGTCCCGAACAGAGGGAACACTAGACCGGCACCAACTCCAAGCTTGCTGTAAGAGGCCGATTCCTCACTTGTCTCAAAGAGGGGCTCGTCGCTGTACCCGAAAGTAGTGCTGACAAAATATTTTGCGCCCATACGCTGGCGCTCAAGCTCCTTGAGCTGAGAATCACGCTCCATGGCAGATATTGCCGCAAGGACCTCCGGCCCGTTGCCTGCCATAGATTCAGCTTCATGGAGCGAAGGAAGCGCTGCTGCCAATGCACAGCCGCCGCCCGCAAACATGATCAGGTGCAAGGAGAGGCCAATGATAAAAAGAAATATTAAATAATAATGTGAGAGCTTAGAGATCACATGTTGTCCCGGCATAGACACACTCCTCTCAGTGCAGAAAACTAAAATTGCAGTCTGTTGTGTATATAACAGGCCGCAAAACTAAAACTTTAATATGCTGCTTATTATAATTCATCATCGCTACTGCATATACATCTCTGAGAACGAATTTGATCTTCATACAGACGGGGGTAATTCTTTAAGACAATGATACTTCATCTGCCAAAGTTCTGAGTATTTATATTCAGACAAAAAGCCGGGCCCCTTGATACAGGGCCCGGCTTTTTGATCATTTAAGCAGAAAAATGTTATTTTTTCTTCAGAAACTGTTTTCTGACACCCTGCCATAAGGAAAGAAGGGTCAGTGCAATTATTACAAGGGAGAGCGGACTTCTGGCCATGCTCTTCAGAAGCATCGGCACGCTTCCGTGCACCAGTGAAAACGCCCTTGCAAGCTCGCCCTCCGCCATGCTGCCCAAAACCAAACCCAATACTAACGGCTCCCTTGGAACATCGAATTCTTTCATGAGAAATCCGATAAGTCCTATCCCGAGCATGAGCATGATCTCTACCACAGACATGTTGATGGCGTAAGAGCCCATCACAGCAAGCCCGATCACAAGAGGACCAAGGATCGAAGCCGGGGTCTCTATTAATTTGATTCCGTAACGAGCAATAAAGAGTCCCACCGGTATGAAAGCCAGATTGGAAACGAAGAGACTCATTATGAAACTATATACTATCCCAGAGTTCTCTATAAAAAGAGTGGGGCCCGGCTTCAGTCCATGTATCATAAGACCGCCGATCAGAACTGCAGATACCGCGTTGCCGGGGACACCCAAAGTTAAAGCCGGAATGAGAGATCCGCCGACCACAGCGTTGTTCGACGTTTCGGAGGCTATTACCCCTTCCGGACTTCCGGTACCGAATAGTTCAGGGGTTTTTGAGCTTCTTTTCGCGTCGTCATAAGCCACAAAACTGGCTATACTGCTGCCGGCACCGGGCACTATCCCTACGATTATGCCGATCACAGTAGCCCTAAAAATAAGCATTTTGTATTTAAAAAGCTCCATCATCTGTGAAATTACTCCGCTTCCCACAGCATTGACCTGTTTTTCAGAATTATCGGACCCACTTAATGAAGAGATCACTTCCGGTATTGAGTAAAGACCGATCAGAGCGATCACAATGGGAAGTCCGCTGTAAAGCTCAGCTATCCCTGCTGTAAACCTTACATCACCGGTAAGCGGGTGCATTCCGATGATACTTAAGAATAGTCCAAGCGCTCCGGCCCATAGTCCCTTCAGCATATTTCTGTCCGACAAAGAAGCAATAACGCTTACACCAAAAAGGGCAAGGAGAAAGTATTCCTGCGCTCCGAATTTCAATGCAAATTCTGCCAGAGGAGGCGCCATGAAGAGGAGTGCAAAGATGCTGATAAAACCTCCAAATGCGGATGCGGAAGTTGCCAGTGCTATTGCTCTTCCCGATTCGCCCTTTTGAGTCATTGGGTAACCATCAAGAAGAGTGCAGCAGTTGGCCGGAGTCCCCGGAATGTTGATCAGTATTGCGCTGATAGCACCTGAGTAGGTCGAAGAGCAGTAGATCGCTCCCAGCAGTGCAAGGCCCATCTCCGGGCTCATTCCAAAGGTAACGGGAACAAGCAGTGCGACACCCATGGTGCTTGTAAGGCCCGGAAGTGCTCCGATAACGACACCGAAGACTGTACCGGCAAAGATCATGAGCAATATCATTGGATCAGCTAATGAAAAAATTCCCTGTGCTATGCCTGACATTAAATTCTCCATTTTTCAGTACCTCCGGAGTTAGAACAATAGTCCCTGGGGAAGCCTAATTCCCAGGAAACTCACAAATAATGCATATACCACGATCAAAAATCCGGCTGTTGCTATCGCTTTCGGCAGAAGTTTTTCTCTGCCAAAGACAGACATGGATCCGATAAAGAATATAACGCTGCTCACAAAATATCCGATATACATTATTCCGACTACGTACGCGATCGTCACAGAAAAAACGATCGCCGGGATCTTAAGTCTGCCCCAAATATTGCCTGTATAGGTTTCCTTCGTTCCGACCGGCAAACGCAATGTCTTTATAAGTATCAATAATGAAAACACGACCATAAGACCGCACAAAAATCTTGGAAAATCTGAAGATTCACGCGGGTAGGTAAAGCTGGTCATAAGGAGAAGCAACGAGATAATCGATATCGATACCGCAAAAAACAACTCTTTTGTTTTACTTTTCATTTATATTTTGGCCCCCTGAACCTAGATCCTCCGCTTTAAAAAGCGGAGGATCACAGAATTTGTGAAGAGCAGTTATTCTAAAATAGGGATTTATACTCTTCAACTACTTTTGCAGATTCTTCAACCAGCTTGTTTGATTCCTTGTTGCCCATGAATTCGATCGTCAGCCCGAGAGCTTTTGCCTGTGCCAGGAACTCAGGATTTTTCGCGACTTTTTCAAAAGCCTTCTCAAGCGTCGCAACATCCTTTGGGTTCATCTTTTTGGGGGCGGCAACACCGCGAAGAGCAGTGCCGGCTGAGGGGATGTTCATGCCAAAGACTTCCTTGGAAGTCTTGATACTGAGTCCGGGGAGCTTTTTGTCATAGAAGACAACAAGAGGTACCAACCTTCCGCCCTCAATGTGCGGGATCGCTGAGCTTAATGTCGTCACGGCAAGGTCGACCTGTTTCCCCAGAAGGGCTGTGAGTGCAGGACCTGATCCGCTATAGGAAACAAAGTTCGTCTCCATCTTGAGAAGCTTGGATGCGATCAGATGCTGGAGTTGAATATTGCTCTGCGGACCGTCTCCTGCAACATTGAGCTTCTTGGGGTTCTTGCGGGCATATTCCATTACATCCCTGGCTGTTTTGAGTTCGCTGTCCTTGTTGACCACCCAGATTATAGGGTCGATCTGGAAATTACATATATACTGAAAATCATCCAGTTCAAAAGGAACATTTTTACGAAGGCTCTTTACCAGTATCATTGAGGGAAGGCTGGTCGCCCCGATCGTGTACCCGTCAGGCCTTGCCTTCGCAAGTGCTGTCCAGCCTATCTGCCCGCCGGCTCCGGGCTTGTTTTCGACTACCAGTGCCTGTTTGTTAAGCTCGGGTGATATGTATTTTGCAACGAGACGGATAAGGATATCATTGCCGCCCCCCGGTCCGAAAGGAACTATTGCAACAACGGCTTTTGAAGGATATGGTGCGGCCATGGCAGGAAGGGTCATTCCAAAAAGTGTAAATACGACCAATACGGCAAAAATCATTTTAAAGCTCTTTTTCATCTTAACTTCCTCCTTAAATTTATTGTTGCAGATCATTTCTGAATTGATTTATTCGACAGCCTCTGCCTATGCTTAGACGAGGACTTTATCACCATCGATGATCACTTGTCCGTCGACCTCTATCCTGGGATTCCACATCAAAAGGTCATAATGGGTCGGAGCCTTTACAGTCCCGCCTAGTGTGATGCTTGTTCCGATACCGATGTGGGCTGTGCCTATGACTCCTTCGTCCTCAAGCATTATCCCGCACATTCTGCATTTGGGGTTCAGCCCCACGCCCAGTTCCGCAATGTTGTAGCAGTTGTGGTCGTTGTGGCTTGCGAGATCCTTCTTCAGCACTTCAGCCTGTTTGCCTCCTGTAATGCTTGTGATGAAACCGTCCCTGACATCTACTATGACGGGTTCATCAAGAACACCTATGCCAAGATAGGGAATACTGGCGTCCGCGACTATCCTGCCGTTTGCCGATCCCTCTATCGGTGATGAATTGGCCTCTACGGTGGGTATCGTTGAGAATTCGCCGGGTTCGACCACACAGTAGAGGGCATTGCCGCGCCTGCCTGTGATGTCGATCCAGAGGTCAGTTCCGCCTGGAGATGTCACATGGACTTTGTTTCCCTTCGCAAATGCGTCAGCGACAGCTTTGCATACGGGCTTGATCGACTGGAAGTCTGCCTCGATGCCTCCGTGGATAAGCATGTCCTCAGTAAAATCCGTAAGGACCAGGATACGTGCCCCATTTGCCGCTGCGGCCTTGACTGCATAAGTGTGTGTTACAGAATAACTTACGGGGATAAGTATCACATCTGCATGCAGCATGCTCTCTGCGATCATCTTGGGAGGTTCCTGCCCGGCCTTTTTGCGCGGCTTCATTACGCTCACTACAACTTCAGCCCCGCGCTCCACGGCTGCAGCCGCGAGTACTTTAGCAATATTCTCCTGCACCATATCCGTAATTATCAGGATATTTTCTCCTGCCCTGAGGGAGACGCAGTTATCCATGATGGTCCTTGCTCCCTGCATCATGAGGGCCTCTTTCATCTTCAAAGCACAACACTCCTTAATCATCTTTGATAAGTGGATATATTCTTTTGATCGATTTATATTATAATACTACAATCATACAAATTTTTGTCAAGACTGAATTTTCCTGATGTATTTTCCTGACCGGGCTTTTCAGCTGTAATTTAGGTACTGGAATAATTCATTGACTGCCTGTATATTTTCAATGTACAACGGCAATGGATGGCGATAATTTGTTTTTCTGTGAAAGAGGGATGTATGTTAATGGAGAAAAACTCAA includes:
- a CDS encoding HlyD family secretion protein gives rise to the protein MRVSFSQSQKNDPEVRAGVRIPYSPGKRSVSKLLWWSILALVFTPLLILLWNLIFGWFFISSPGVISLDTYPITAAENGVITEIGVKKRSDVQAGSVAMRLQREPAPELLNQIALMKAERDALEISLKQAKPLPAISTKAADQNVVFFKKELETMKRLMDQGAATRAEVNLAEQNLRSAVAQRGSLLSARAEPSAANDIRSRIDYLERSISYLEGLNGSSYAVTLKNAGRVQSVEVVSGQSVRAGQELMWIADPATAKVTAYVAPENFAKIKLDTEANVVLPGRSKKIRATLQEMPTLSQSTPGGLGSRMILSSKSVTVYLRLKDPLPEDRIVDGLPVKVEWGLRSFF
- a CDS encoding tripartite tricarboxylate transporter permease, with amino-acid sequence MENLMSGIAQGIFSLADPMILLMIFAGTVFGVVIGALPGLTSTMGVALLVPVTFGMSPEMGLALLGAIYCSSTYSGAISAILINIPGTPANCCTLLDGYPMTQKGESGRAIALATSASAFGGFISIFALLFMAPPLAEFALKFGAQEYFLLALFGVSVIASLSDRNMLKGLWAGALGLFLSIIGMHPLTGDVRFTAGIAELYSGLPIVIALIGLYSIPEVISSLSGSDNSEKQVNAVGSGVISQMMELFKYKMLIFRATVIGIIVGIVPGAGSSIASFVAYDDAKRSSKTPELFGTGSPEGVIASETSNNAVVGGSLIPALTLGVPGNAVSAVLIGGLMIHGLKPGPTLFIENSGIVYSFIMSLFVSNLAFIPVGLFIARYGIKLIETPASILGPLVIGLAVMGSYAINMSVVEIMLMLGIGLIGFLMKEFDVPREPLVLGLVLGSMAEGELARAFSLVHGSVPMLLKSMARSPLSLVIIALTLLSLWQGVRKQFLKKK
- a CDS encoding tripartite tricarboxylate transporter TctB family protein, which produces MKSKTKELFFAVSISIISLLLLMTSFTYPRESSDFPRFLCGLMVVFSLLILIKTLRLPVGTKETYTGNIWGRLKIPAIVFSVTIAYVVGIMYIGYFVSSVIFFIGSMSVFGREKLLPKAIATAGFLIVVYALFVSFLGIRLPQGLLF
- a CDS encoding tripartite tricarboxylate transporter substrate binding protein — encoded protein: MKKSFKMIFAVLVVFTLFGMTLPAMAAPYPSKAVVAIVPFGPGGGNDILIRLVAKYISPELNKQALVVENKPGAGGQIGWTALAKARPDGYTIGATSLPSMILVKSLRKNVPFELDDFQYICNFQIDPIIWVVNKDSELKTARDVMEYARKNPKKLNVAGDGPQSNIQLQHLIASKLLKMETNFVSYSGSGPALTALLGKQVDLAVTTLSSAIPHIEGGRLVPLVVFYDKKLPGLSIKTSKEVFGMNIPSAGTALRGVAAPKKMNPKDVATLEKAFEKVAKNPEFLAQAKALGLTIEFMGNKESNKLVEESAKVVEEYKSLF
- a CDS encoding aminopeptidase — translated: MKEALMMQGARTIMDNCVSLRAGENILIITDMVQENIAKVLAAAAVERGAEVVVSVMKPRKKAGQEPPKMIAESMLHADVILIPVSYSVTHTYAVKAAAANGARILVLTDFTEDMLIHGGIEADFQSIKPVCKAVADAFAKGNKVHVTSPGGTDLWIDITGRRGNALYCVVEPGEFSTIPTVEANSSPIEGSANGRIVADASIPYLGIGVLDEPVIVDVRDGFITSITGGKQAEVLKKDLASHNDHNCYNIAELGVGLNPKCRMCGIMLEDEGVIGTAHIGIGTSITLGGTVKAPTHYDLLMWNPRIEVDGQVIIDGDKVLV